In a single window of the Corvus hawaiiensis isolate bCorHaw1 chromosome 19, bCorHaw1.pri.cur, whole genome shotgun sequence genome:
- the MAP2K6 gene encoding dual specificity mitogen-activated protein kinase kinase 6 — MSQPRGKKRNPGLKIPKEAFEQPQTSSTPPRDLDSKACIFIGEENFEVKADDLEPISELGRGAYGVVEKMRHMPSGQIMAVKRIRATVNSQEQKRLLMDLDISMRTVDCPFTVTFYGALFREGDVWICMELMDTSLDKFYKHVIDKGLTIPEDILGKIAVSIVKALEHLHSKLSVIHRDVKPSNVLINTQGQVKMCDFGISGYLVDSVAKTMDAGCKPYMAPERINPELNQKGYSVKSDIWSLGITMIELAILRFPYDSWGTPFQQLKQVVEEPSPQLPAEKFSAEFVDFTSQCLKKNSKERPTYPELMQHPFFTLHESKETDVASFVKLILGD, encoded by the exons GCAAGAAGAGAAACCCTGGGCTGAAAATTCCTAAAGAAGCATTTGAGCAACCACAGACAAGCTCCAC GCCACCCAGAGATCTGGACTCCAAAGCCTGCATCTTTATTGGTGAGGAG AACTTTGAGGTGAAGGCCGATGACCTGGAGCCCATCTCCGAGCTGGGACGAGGTGCGTACGGGGTGGTGGAGAAGATGCGGCACATGCCCAGCGGGCAGATCATGGCAGTGAAG CGGATCCGAGCCACGGTGAACAGCCAGGAGCAGAAGAGGTTGTTGATGGATCTGGATATCTCCATGAGGACAGTGGATTGTCCCTTCACCGTCACCTTTTACGGGGCACTTTTCCGAGAG GGAGACGTGTGGATTTGCATGGAGCTGATGGATACCTCACTGGACAAATTCTACAAACATGTCATTGACAAAGGCCTGACGATTCCTGAGGACATCCTGGGGAAAATCGCAGTCTCT ATTGTCAAAGCACTAGAACATCTCCACAGTAAGCTCTCCGTGATCCACCGAG ATGTAAAGCCCTCTAACGTGTTGATCAATACGCAGGGGCAGGTGAAAATGTGCGATTTTGGGATTAGCGGTTACCTCGTTGACTCGGTTGCTAAAACCATGGATGCAGGATGCAAACCCTACATGGCT CCTGAGAGAATTAACCCGGAGCTGAACCAGAAGGGATACAGCGTCAAATCCGACATCTGGAGCCTGGGGATCACCATG ATCGAGCTGGCCATCCTGCGCTTTCCCTACGACTCCTGGGGGACGCCCTTCCAGCAGCTCAAGCAGGTGGTGGAGGAGCCGTCGCCGCAGCTCCCAGCGGAGAAGTTCTCAGCGGAGTTCGTCGATTTTACCTCGCAATG CTTGAAGAAGAATTCCAAAGAACGGCCAACATACCCAGAGCTTATG